A genome region from Akkermansiaceae bacterium includes the following:
- a CDS encoding DUF87 domain-containing protein, with the protein MFDYEKLGQFYLGKGYDLEKKEVTGDPVMYDSKDLVTHGVVLGMTGSGKTGLCIALLEEAAMDNIPAIVIDPKGDISNLMLTFPELDAKSFRPWVNEDDAAKKGISADEYAEKTAAMWKKGLGDWGQPPVRIAALREKVDINIFTPGSTSGIPVSILSSLDVPPPEVMEDGELYGDRISSTVESLLSLVGVDTDGAQGEEAVLLGAIFQEEWKGGRGLDLEKLIRQIQRPGFGKIGVIDLETFYPEKSRQALAMKFNSLLASPGFSTWLEGAPLDIGTMLHRGDGKPRISIFSIAHLSDKERMFFVSLLLNQMLGWMRTQRGTTSLRALLYMDEIYGFLPPTANPPSKRPMMTMLKQARAFGLGCLLATQNPVDLDYKALSNIGTWFLGRLQTERDKMRVLDGLEGAAGSQNAKFDRKQMEVLLSGLGNRVFLMNNVHEDGPVLFHVRWVMSYLTGPLTRGQIKGLMDPKRGEFVTEKAAAEEEVNPMARKASVQSTSRPAVGAGVTELFAPAEGDAYKPFLLREATVHFSLSKANVEGSRKVTKVNPILEKEIKWDETTGIDPATLRGNPEEGIGFSELPGYAMNAKNYSAVEKDFSDDLYREERAEIWYCPALKAWGRMGEAEADFRVRIAHDAREQRDGAFGKIRDAAQKKIQALEGRMRTAETQLAKEQAESSSAKMQAGISVLGGIMKSVFGRKAGMGGLIRGTSTSSVTKATTAYKQHQDVANVKAKIEGIADEMEQIGKALEKEIAEIGESFDPSQLALEKETLKPTRTDVVVDRVALLWK; encoded by the coding sequence GTGTTCGATTACGAGAAGCTGGGTCAGTTCTACCTGGGCAAGGGATATGATCTTGAGAAGAAAGAGGTCACGGGCGATCCCGTGATGTATGATTCCAAGGATCTCGTCACCCACGGGGTGGTGCTGGGGATGACAGGCTCGGGCAAGACGGGACTATGCATCGCGCTGCTGGAGGAGGCGGCGATGGACAATATCCCGGCGATCGTGATCGACCCCAAGGGCGACATCTCCAACCTGATGCTGACTTTTCCGGAGCTTGATGCAAAAAGCTTCCGACCTTGGGTGAACGAGGATGATGCCGCGAAGAAGGGGATCAGCGCCGATGAGTATGCTGAAAAGACCGCGGCGATGTGGAAGAAAGGCCTGGGCGATTGGGGTCAGCCGCCGGTGCGGATCGCGGCGCTGCGGGAGAAGGTGGACATCAACATTTTCACACCGGGCAGCACATCGGGGATTCCGGTTTCCATACTCAGCTCCCTGGATGTGCCGCCGCCGGAGGTGATGGAAGACGGTGAGCTTTACGGGGATAGGATCAGCAGCACGGTCGAGAGCTTGCTCTCGCTGGTGGGTGTCGATACGGACGGTGCGCAGGGGGAGGAGGCGGTTCTGTTGGGTGCGATTTTCCAGGAGGAGTGGAAAGGGGGCAGGGGGCTTGATTTGGAAAAACTCATCCGCCAGATCCAGCGGCCGGGTTTCGGGAAGATCGGCGTGATCGACCTTGAGACATTCTATCCGGAGAAATCCCGTCAGGCGCTGGCGATGAAGTTCAACAGCCTGCTGGCCTCGCCCGGCTTCTCGACCTGGCTGGAGGGGGCTCCGCTGGACATCGGGACAATGCTGCATCGCGGCGACGGCAAGCCGCGCATCTCGATTTTCTCCATCGCCCACCTGAGCGACAAGGAGCGGATGTTCTTCGTTAGCCTGCTGCTCAACCAGATGCTCGGCTGGATGAGGACGCAGCGCGGCACGACCTCGCTGCGGGCTCTGCTTTACATGGACGAGATCTACGGCTTCCTCCCGCCGACTGCGAACCCTCCCTCAAAGCGCCCGATGATGACCATGCTCAAGCAGGCGCGCGCCTTCGGCCTCGGCTGCCTGCTGGCGACACAGAACCCGGTCGATCTCGACTACAAGGCGCTTTCGAACATCGGCACCTGGTTTCTGGGCAGGCTTCAGACCGAGCGCGACAAGATGCGTGTGCTGGATGGGCTGGAAGGCGCGGCGGGATCTCAGAACGCCAAGTTCGACCGCAAGCAGATGGAGGTTCTTCTCTCCGGTCTCGGCAACCGCGTTTTCCTGATGAACAACGTCCACGAGGACGGCCCGGTGCTGTTCCATGTGCGCTGGGTGATGAGCTACCTGACCGGGCCGCTGACCCGCGGGCAGATCAAGGGGCTGATGGATCCGAAGCGCGGGGAGTTCGTCACGGAAAAGGCCGCTGCTGAGGAGGAGGTGAATCCGATGGCAAGGAAAGCATCCGTGCAAAGCACTTCCCGTCCGGCGGTGGGTGCCGGGGTGACCGAGCTTTTCGCCCCTGCCGAGGGGGATGCCTACAAGCCCTTTCTGCTTCGCGAGGCGACCGTCCATTTTTCCCTCAGCAAGGCGAATGTGGAAGGCAGCCGCAAGGTCACGAAGGTGAACCCCATCCTGGAAAAGGAAATCAAGTGGGACGAGACGACCGGCATCGATCCGGCAACGCTGCGTGGGAATCCGGAGGAGGGCATAGGCTTTTCCGAACTGCCCGGCTACGCGATGAACGCGAAGAATTACTCGGCGGTGGAAAAGGATTTCTCTGACGATCTCTACCGCGAGGAACGAGCGGAAATCTGGTATTGCCCTGCGCTCAAGGCGTGGGGGCGCATGGGTGAGGCGGAAGCGGACTTCCGGGTGAGGATCGCCCATGATGCCCGCGAGCAGCGCGACGGGGCCTTTGGAAAAATCCGTGATGCGGCGCAAAAGAAAATCCAGGCCTTGGAGGGAAGGATGCGCACCGCAGAGACCCAGCTCGCCAAGGAGCAGGCGGAGTCCAGTTCCGCGAAAATGCAGGCGGGTATCTCGGTTCTCGGAGGCATCATGAAATCCGTTTTCGGAAGGAAGGCCGGGATGGGCGGGCTGATCAGGGGCACCAGCACCAGCTCCGTGACAAAGGCCACAACCGCCTACAAGCAGCACCAGGACGTGGCC
- a CDS encoding cytochrome C oxidase subunit IV family protein yields MADSIEAIQKSKKTYLMVFGALLVGTVLTVLVASPPDFLYWLDVGKHGFDIYDAILGLLIASTKATLVALIFMHLNHEKKAVYWIFGSGLIFVAWMGYLLALAYRSPIHDHLFYK; encoded by the coding sequence ATGGCAGATTCGATTGAAGCGATCCAGAAATCCAAGAAAACCTACCTCATGGTCTTCGGTGCGCTGCTCGTCGGCACGGTGCTGACCGTGCTGGTGGCCTCGCCGCCGGATTTCCTCTACTGGCTCGATGTGGGCAAGCACGGCTTTGACATCTACGATGCCATTCTCGGCCTGCTCATCGCCAGCACCAAGGCCACTCTCGTCGCATTGATTTTCATGCACCTCAACCATGAGAAAAAGGCCGTTTACTGGATCTTCGGTTCCGGCCTGATCTTCGTCGCATGGATGGGCTACCTGCTCGCACTCGCCTACCGCAGCCCGATTCACGATCACCTCTTCTACAAATAA
- a CDS encoding pyridoxal-phosphate dependent enzyme, translating to MTRDESLPLDRQLRQEILLARERVYHFGQPTPMEKLSIPDGPEIWVKREDLSPIKAYKWRGAANRMATLTELEAVRGVVTASAGNHAQGVALAAKKLGIRARIYMPRSTPKVKQDAVLAHGAEYVSIHLAGDSYDDAVHAARADEQQTKAVYIHAYDDLRVMAGQGTLADEVVLSGHGPFDAAYLQIGGGGMAAGVSTWLKTYWPEIEIIGVEGEGQASMKAAIAAGKPETLPQVDLFCDGTAVRRAGNLPFEICKNTLARIAVVSDAEVVSAIRTLWEGLRCISEPSGAMGLAAALAEKERYVGKRILVVLCGANVDFLQIGRIAQSRGASNSKSRTLRVRIPETPGTMLKLLGTCFADTDITDFQYGKTHLSDAWPAFTLSSEHPAVLSSIPAKLDAAGHDWQDITGATDIAFRAIPFRGDLLNNPAFLRLDFYERPGALHDFLAQRLTGNANLMYFNYRHSGERIGRALIGIEFPSPFERDAFLMAIPAQGEGYRLCVPLDADAASRLAFPDRR from the coding sequence ATGACCCGCGACGAATCCCTGCCGCTCGACAGGCAGCTCCGCCAGGAAATCCTGCTGGCCCGCGAGCGCGTCTATCACTTCGGGCAGCCGACCCCGATGGAGAAACTTTCCATCCCGGACGGCCCGGAAATCTGGGTGAAACGGGAAGACCTCTCGCCGATCAAGGCCTACAAGTGGCGCGGTGCGGCGAACCGCATGGCAACGCTCACGGAGCTTGAGGCGGTGCGCGGGGTCGTCACAGCCTCCGCCGGGAACCACGCACAGGGCGTCGCACTGGCCGCAAAGAAACTCGGCATCCGCGCCCGCATCTACATGCCACGCTCCACCCCGAAGGTGAAGCAGGACGCGGTGCTGGCCCACGGCGCGGAATACGTTTCCATCCACCTTGCGGGCGACAGCTACGACGATGCGGTGCACGCCGCCCGCGCCGACGAGCAACAAACCAAGGCCGTGTACATCCACGCCTACGACGATCTCCGGGTCATGGCCGGCCAAGGCACGCTCGCGGATGAGGTCGTCCTCTCCGGCCACGGCCCTTTTGATGCCGCTTACCTGCAGATCGGCGGCGGAGGGATGGCGGCGGGCGTTTCCACATGGCTGAAAACCTACTGGCCGGAGATCGAGATCATCGGCGTGGAGGGCGAGGGCCAGGCATCGATGAAAGCCGCCATCGCCGCCGGGAAACCTGAGACGCTCCCGCAGGTCGATCTCTTCTGCGACGGCACCGCCGTCCGCCGGGCGGGCAACCTGCCCTTCGAGATCTGCAAGAACACCCTCGCCCGCATCGCCGTGGTCAGCGATGCGGAGGTGGTCTCCGCGATCCGCACGCTCTGGGAAGGCCTGCGCTGCATCTCCGAGCCATCCGGCGCAATGGGCCTTGCGGCCGCCCTCGCGGAAAAGGAACGCTATGTCGGCAAACGCATACTCGTCGTCCTCTGCGGCGCCAACGTGGATTTCCTCCAGATCGGGCGCATCGCGCAATCCCGCGGCGCCTCCAACAGCAAATCCCGCACCCTCCGAGTCCGCATCCCGGAAACACCCGGCACCATGCTCAAGCTGCTAGGCACCTGCTTCGCAGATACCGACATCACCGATTTCCAATATGGCAAAACCCATCTCTCCGATGCCTGGCCCGCGTTCACGCTTTCCTCGGAGCATCCAGCCGTGCTCTCCAGCATTCCCGCCAAGCTCGATGCCGCGGGCCACGACTGGCAGGATATCACCGGCGCGACCGACATCGCATTCCGCGCCATCCCCTTCCGCGGCGACCTGCTCAACAACCCGGCCTTCCTGCGGCTCGATTTCTACGAGCGCCCCGGCGCCCTCCACGATTTCCTGGCGCAGCGGCTCACAGGAAACGCGAACCTGATGTATTTCAACTACCGCCACTCCGGCGAGCGCATCGGCCGCGCACTCATCGGCATCGAGTTCCCCTCCCCCTTCGAGCGCGATGCCTTCCTCATGGCCATCCCTGCACAGGGCGAAGGCTACCGTCTCTGCGTACCCCTCGACGCCGATGCCGCCTCAAGGCTCGCATTTCCCGATAGGCGATAA
- a CDS encoding cbb3-type cytochrome c oxidase subunit II → MSFRTFILCLSVSFGVAWLAIIIVPFAKMRGIEPLAVEEADGTNAVFIPKRAGRITDGAEVYAANGCYQCHSQLIRPTYAGNDMFRPDWAGLQFDEVRGDTRRETNAYDYAGEDFAQIGVARIGPDFSNLGRRIEANYAKGVEPEQWLYSHLYNPRWKPDRRNSACPSFRFLFDIREIKGNPSDEALPFPVEDGMEIVPTPDARALVSYLLSLKKDQPVPASLGFGQAAAQEAAAAAPAPAPAP, encoded by the coding sequence ATGAGTTTCCGCACATTCATCCTCTGCCTTTCGGTCAGCTTCGGCGTGGCGTGGCTTGCCATCATCATTGTCCCCTTTGCCAAGATGCGCGGGATCGAACCCCTCGCCGTGGAGGAGGCCGACGGCACCAACGCGGTTTTCATCCCGAAACGCGCGGGCCGCATCACCGACGGTGCCGAGGTCTATGCCGCCAACGGCTGCTACCAGTGTCACTCCCAGCTCATCCGCCCCACTTACGCGGGCAACGACATGTTCCGCCCCGACTGGGCCGGACTCCAGTTCGACGAGGTGCGCGGAGACACCCGCCGCGAAACCAACGCCTATGACTACGCCGGTGAGGACTTCGCCCAGATCGGCGTCGCCCGCATCGGCCCGGATTTCTCGAACCTCGGCCGCCGCATCGAGGCGAACTACGCCAAGGGTGTCGAGCCGGAGCAATGGCTCTACTCCCACCTCTACAACCCCCGTTGGAAGCCAGACCGCCGCAACTCCGCCTGCCCATCCTTCCGCTTCCTTTTCGATATCCGGGAAATCAAGGGCAACCCCTCCGATGAGGCTCTCCCTTTCCCTGTCGAAGACGGCATGGAAATCGTCCCGACACCCGATGCTCGCGCGCTAGTTTCGTATCTTCTTTCCTTGAAAAAAGACCAACCTGTTCCAGCTTCACTCGGCTTCGGCCAAGCGGCGGCGCAAGAAGCTGCCGCCGCCGCCCCAGCACCGGCTCCGGCCCCATAA
- a CDS encoding cbb3-type cytochrome c oxidase subunit I, protein MSAHAASHDGHDGHSHDHHEISWIRKYVFSTDHKMIGMQYGITAMLFLAFGFYLMMVMRWSIAYPHQPLPEWMSFLFSDTWKSRWLQDGKVTGDTYNMFGAMHGTIMVFLGIVPLGFGAFGNYVTPLQIGAVDMAFPKLNMVSYWVYLVGGLIMCASFFMESGAAKSGWTNYSPLAGFADGQIVNQWLAGQTQWLIGLVFLITSSLLGSVNFITTIINLRARGMTWMRLPFFVWAMLVTGFLLLLAFPPLEAAGIMQLMDRVAHSSFFMPSGLFTQSEGLADLSGGGSPLLFQHLFWFLGHPEVYVLLLPAIACVAEIIPVNTRKPLWGYKSMVYSVLILGFLSFIVWAHHMYMTGMGSAVSTFFQTTTVLISIPSVIIITAMLISLWGGSIRFTPPMMWACAFIPMFGIGGLTGLPLAFNLVGLHLHDTYYVIGHFHYVVAPGILFGLFAGVLHWYPKITGRYMSKWLNHLHFWPSLVCMNIIFFPMLIQGMAGFHRRWYNGGDAYLAKAADSANVFGNTVREYIDLNIVMSMGAWALAVAQIPFIINLFISWKTGKKVESDNPWGASTLEWATPTPPGHGNFTFDVAVYRGPYEYSRPDCDKDYFPQWEAPKRQAEEPAEEPAVAHTKDHH, encoded by the coding sequence ATGAGCGCCCACGCAGCATCCCACGACGGTCACGACGGCCACAGCCATGACCACCACGAAATCAGCTGGATCCGGAAATACGTTTTCTCCACCGACCACAAAATGATCGGAATGCAGTATGGCATCACCGCCATGCTGTTCCTGGCGTTCGGCTTTTACCTCATGATGGTGATGCGTTGGAGCATCGCCTACCCGCACCAACCGCTGCCGGAGTGGATGAGCTTCCTCTTCAGCGATACCTGGAAGTCCCGCTGGCTTCAGGACGGAAAGGTGACGGGCGACACCTACAACATGTTCGGTGCCATGCACGGCACGATCATGGTCTTCCTCGGCATCGTGCCGCTCGGCTTCGGTGCCTTTGGAAACTACGTCACACCCCTCCAGATCGGCGCGGTGGACATGGCCTTCCCCAAGCTGAACATGGTCAGCTACTGGGTCTACCTCGTTGGCGGTCTGATCATGTGCGCCTCCTTTTTCATGGAATCCGGTGCTGCGAAATCCGGTTGGACGAACTATTCGCCGCTCGCCGGTTTCGCCGACGGCCAGATCGTCAACCAATGGCTTGCGGGCCAGACGCAGTGGCTGATAGGGCTGGTGTTCCTGATCACCTCCTCGCTGCTGGGTTCGGTCAATTTCATCACCACCATCATCAACCTCCGCGCCCGGGGCATGACCTGGATGCGCCTGCCCTTCTTCGTCTGGGCGATGCTCGTCACCGGCTTCCTGCTCCTGCTTGCCTTCCCTCCGCTTGAGGCCGCCGGTATCATGCAGCTCATGGATCGGGTGGCGCACTCGTCCTTCTTCATGCCCTCCGGCCTCTTCACCCAGTCCGAAGGTCTCGCCGATCTCTCCGGCGGCGGCTCACCGCTGCTCTTCCAGCACCTTTTCTGGTTCCTCGGTCACCCGGAGGTTTACGTTCTCCTGCTCCCCGCAATCGCCTGCGTGGCGGAAATCATCCCGGTCAACACCCGCAAGCCGCTCTGGGGCTACAAGTCGATGGTCTATTCCGTCCTCATCCTCGGCTTCCTCTCTTTCATCGTCTGGGCCCACCACATGTACATGACCGGCATGGGCTCCGCTGTCTCCACCTTCTTCCAGACCACCACGGTGCTGATCTCCATCCCTTCGGTCATCATCATCACCGCAATGCTGATCTCCCTGTGGGGCGGTTCCATCCGTTTCACGCCGCCCATGATGTGGGCCTGCGCCTTCATCCCGATGTTCGGCATCGGCGGCCTCACCGGTCTGCCGCTCGCCTTCAATCTCGTCGGTCTCCACCTCCACGACACCTATTACGTGATCGGCCACTTCCACTACGTGGTGGCGCCCGGCATCCTCTTCGGCCTCTTCGCAGGGGTGCTCCATTGGTATCCGAAAATCACCGGACGCTACATGAGCAAGTGGCTCAACCACCTGCATTTCTGGCCCAGCCTGGTCTGCATGAACATCATTTTCTTCCCCATGCTCATCCAGGGCATGGCCGGGTTCCACCGCCGCTGGTATAACGGCGGCGATGCCTACCTCGCCAAGGCCGCCGACAGCGCCAACGTCTTCGGCAACACGGTTCGCGAGTACATCGACCTGAACATCGTCATGTCGATGGGCGCCTGGGCACTCGCCGTTGCGCAGATCCCGTTCATCATCAACCTGTTCATCTCCTGGAAGACGGGCAAAAAGGTCGAGAGCGACAACCCATGGGGAGCCAGCACCCTGGAATGGGCCACCCCCACACCTCCGGGTCATGGCAATTTCACCTTCGATGTCGCCGTCTATCGCGGCCCCTACGAATATTCCCGCCCGGACTGCGACAAGGACTACTTCCCGCAATGGGAAGCTCCGAAAAGGCAAGCCGAGGAACCCGCCGAGGAACCCGCCGTCGCACACACCAAGGATCATCACTGA
- a CDS encoding c-type cytochrome, whose product MSSPSQNPKPDLDETINVTQAHGRVERETAAAAREKRIADNGHEQVSLWVIAACGIVLLIAGGVLGNAGTLFSYNSTFKEGYVRDKPPGVADEGPKPKTALAAYSTKGAKIYSKCSGCHGADGKGDGVNFPSLAGSKWVVGDTQKLAMIVLNGVQGPISTGKTYGAGIMPAQGAGMSPEDLATLMTYLRNSFGNEVGDVVSAEMAQAAMDVSAAREKVGQAVTSEEIVANHMTMLPGETIAPDTLVNPITLAPAE is encoded by the coding sequence ATGTCTTCGCCCAGCCAGAATCCGAAACCAGACCTCGACGAAACGATCAACGTCACCCAGGCGCATGGCCGCGTGGAGCGTGAGACCGCCGCTGCAGCCCGCGAGAAACGCATCGCCGACAACGGCCATGAGCAGGTCTCGCTTTGGGTGATCGCCGCTTGTGGCATCGTCCTGCTCATCGCCGGTGGTGTCCTCGGAAATGCCGGAACCCTGTTTTCCTACAACAGCACCTTCAAGGAAGGCTACGTCCGCGACAAGCCCCCCGGCGTCGCCGACGAGGGGCCGAAGCCCAAGACCGCGCTCGCCGCTTACAGCACCAAGGGCGCGAAGATCTACTCGAAATGCAGCGGCTGCCACGGTGCCGACGGCAAGGGCGATGGCGTGAACTTCCCTTCGCTGGCCGGATCCAAGTGGGTCGTAGGCGATACGCAGAAGCTCGCCATGATCGTCCTCAACGGCGTGCAGGGCCCCATCAGCACCGGCAAGACATACGGCGCAGGCATCATGCCCGCCCAGGGTGCCGGAATGAGCCCCGAGGATCTCGCCACCCTGATGACCTACCTGCGCAACAGCTTCGGAAACGAGGTTGGCGATGTCGTGTCCGCAGAGATGGCGCAGGCCGCCATGGATGTGTCCGCCGCCCGCGAGAAAGTCGGCCAGGCGGTCACTTCAGAGGAAATCGTCGCCAACCACATGACCATGCTTCCCGGCGAGACCATCGCCCCTGACACCTTGGTCAACCCCATCACCCTCGCACCCGCCGAGTGA
- a CDS encoding cytochrome c oxidase subunit II → MTFSELLGLPENYSAHGGSVDHMIMVVHWFMLALFVGWTAFFFVCLFKFWHKRNPKASYDGVRSHLSSHMEVAVIIIEAVLLLGFAFPLWNERVDSWEKVQEMDPVRVRVVGWQFGWTYHYPGLDGKFGRVDTALITSTNKLGIDYTDPNAHDDFIDGNLKLPALRPAVLNIGTLDVIHNYAIVPMRIQQDAIPGKEIAMWFTPVKPMETYVVCAQLCGQKHGDMVGIMEIVTQEDYDSWAENKSKTALDDFRKSSDQTAAIGR, encoded by the coding sequence ATGACCTTCTCCGAACTCCTCGGCCTTCCCGAAAACTATTCCGCCCACGGCGGCAGCGTCGACCACATGATCATGGTCGTGCACTGGTTCATGCTCGCGCTTTTCGTAGGCTGGACGGCGTTCTTCTTCGTCTGTCTCTTCAAATTCTGGCACAAGCGCAACCCCAAGGCATCCTACGACGGTGTCCGCAGCCACCTTTCCAGCCACATGGAAGTTGCGGTCATCATCATCGAGGCCGTGCTTCTTCTCGGATTCGCCTTCCCGCTCTGGAACGAGCGTGTCGATAGCTGGGAAAAGGTTCAGGAAATGGATCCGGTGCGTGTGCGCGTGGTCGGCTGGCAGTTCGGCTGGACTTATCACTACCCGGGTTTGGACGGCAAATTCGGTAGGGTTGATACCGCTCTCATCACCTCCACCAATAAGCTCGGCATCGACTACACCGATCCGAACGCCCACGACGATTTCATCGACGGCAACCTCAAGCTTCCCGCCCTGCGTCCTGCGGTTCTCAACATCGGTACCCTCGACGTGATCCACAACTATGCGATCGTGCCGATGCGCATCCAGCAGGACGCGATCCCCGGCAAGGAGATCGCCATGTGGTTCACACCCGTTAAGCCCATGGAAACCTATGTGGTCTGTGCGCAACTCTGTGGCCAGAAGCACGGAGACATGGTCGGCATCATGGAAATCGTCACCCAGGAGGATTACGATTCATGGGCGGAAAACAAATCCAAGACTGCTCTTGACGATTTCCGCAAGTCTTCCGACCAAACGGCGGCAATCGGTCGCTGA
- a CDS encoding heme-copper oxidase subunit III: protein MEIPYITTPRKDTGLINSKIAIWLFLASEVMLFGGLFSAYVYLRMGSGEPGTGYPWPERTLPILPGLINTFILIASSVTVVFAWVALKLREWRKFQIYMWITVGCAALFMVLKGIEYNVKFHHQAVRLHDYSVVEGHLGYELKEGADKHHPKPDDYVKDRNGKKIEENMIRVKADKLTFRVDRFHTPWVEEIVAEADHAKAGITLAEEIKAVTEVGGKEETVAKAGEKLSPDLLRKIFKVHEAARAHNASLRTDALREAWVVAKKANPGKSNWEYSETVNIDAEALKPDMLTEIPSVTFAVEKVDPPVQFLFKPRDIREGATTSTLRDNTVIEGEMEASPMVFHNTDAIDFQWLVLKAEEKGMDPDTAIANSWLMKNSAFVREVWAWHLARNEEKQKDLNDKWGFKEDEDGNPTAEPKRTLTHKELYRIGWHDFAEWGEKTKGVELGGTAKLKEEFFGPNYVARGDKTFPHLSIPREEIRHAAKFTPAWNTYYAIYFTVTGLHGLHVIGGAIVLLYYLLFGRKMYLENPEWLANRVEVGGLFWHFVDLVWIFAFPIFYLM from the coding sequence ATGGAAATCCCATACATAACAACGCCCCGCAAGGACACGGGACTGATCAACTCCAAGATCGCCATCTGGCTGTTCCTCGCCTCCGAGGTCATGCTATTCGGCGGACTGTTCTCCGCATATGTCTATCTCCGCATGGGGTCGGGCGAGCCGGGCACGGGCTACCCCTGGCCGGAGCGCACCCTTCCCATCCTTCCGGGCCTGATCAACACCTTCATCCTGATCGCTTCCTCCGTGACCGTGGTCTTCGCATGGGTCGCCCTCAAGCTCAGGGAATGGCGCAAGTTCCAGATCTACATGTGGATCACCGTCGGATGCGCCGCACTTTTCATGGTGCTCAAGGGCATCGAGTACAACGTCAAGTTCCACCACCAGGCGGTTCGCTTGCACGATTACTCCGTGGTCGAGGGTCACTTGGGCTACGAGCTCAAGGAAGGTGCCGACAAGCATCATCCCAAGCCGGACGATTACGTGAAGGATCGCAACGGCAAGAAGATCGAGGAAAACATGATCCGCGTGAAGGCGGACAAGCTGACCTTCAGGGTGGATCGTTTCCACACTCCATGGGTTGAGGAAATCGTCGCCGAGGCGGATCACGCGAAGGCGGGGATCACGCTCGCCGAGGAAATCAAGGCGGTGACAGAGGTTGGGGGCAAGGAAGAGACCGTTGCCAAGGCGGGTGAAAAACTCTCGCCGGATCTGCTCAGGAAAATTTTCAAGGTTCACGAAGCCGCGCGGGCGCACAACGCATCCCTGCGCACCGATGCGCTCCGCGAGGCATGGGTTGTCGCTAAGAAGGCGAACCCGGGCAAGAGCAACTGGGAGTACTCGGAGACGGTCAACATCGATGCCGAGGCGCTCAAGCCTGATATGCTCACCGAGATCCCATCGGTCACCTTTGCCGTGGAGAAAGTGGATCCGCCGGTTCAATTCCTGTTCAAGCCCCGCGACATCCGCGAGGGAGCGACGACCTCGACCCTGCGCGACAACACGGTGATCGAAGGCGAAATGGAGGCCAGTCCCATGGTTTTCCATAACACCGATGCCATCGATTTCCAATGGCTTGTCCTGAAAGCCGAGGAGAAGGGCATGGATCCCGACACTGCCATCGCAAACTCGTGGCTCATGAAGAACAGCGCCTTCGTCCGCGAGGTGTGGGCATGGCATCTCGCCCGCAACGAGGAAAAGCAAAAGGATCTGAACGACAAATGGGGTTTCAAGGAAGACGAGGATGGCAATCCCACCGCCGAACCGAAGCGCACCCTGACCCACAAGGAACTCTACCGCATCGGCTGGCACGATTTCGCGGAATGGGGAGAGAAAACCAAGGGTGTCGAACTGGGCGGCACGGCCAAGCTCAAGGAGGAATTCTTCGGCCCGAACTACGTGGCGCGCGGTGACAAAACCTTCCCGCACCTTTCCATCCCCCGCGAGGAAATCCGCCATGCCGCGAAGTTCACACCGGCATGGAACACCTATTATGCGATCTATTTCACCGTTACAGGGCTCCACGGCCTGCACGTCATCGGCGGTGCCATCGTCCTGCTCTACTATCTGCTCTTCGGGCGCAAGATGTATCTTGAAAATCCCGAGTGGCTCGCCAACCGTGTTGAAGTCGGCGGGTTGTTCTGGCACTTCGTTGACCTGGTCTGGATCTTCGCCTTCCCGATCTTTTACCTGATGTAA